From the Polaribacter tangerinus genome, the window TTATGAGTAACAGCAATGTTACGAAAGCTCCTAAAGATAGGATTCCTGAATATGCTTTTATTGGTCGTTCTAATGTTGGTAAATCGTCTCTCATTAACATGTTAATGGAGCGCAAAGATTTGGCAAAAACTTCTGGAAAACCAGGAAAAACTCAACTAATTAATCACTTTAAAATAAATAATGAGTGGTTTTTAGTCGATTTACCTGGCTATGGATATGCACAAATTTCTAAGAAAAAAAGAGTCATTTTTCAATATTTTATAGAAAACTACTTCAAAGAGAGAGAACAATTAGTTTGTACCTTTATCTTGATTGATTCTAGACATGATCCGCAAAAAATCGATTTGGATTTTATGCAGTTTTTAGGAGAAAATCAAATTCCATTTTGTATAGTTTTTACCAAAGCAGATAAGCTTAGTAGCTCTAAGCTGAACAAGCAAATTACGAACTACAAAAAAAAGCTCCTAAACTATTGGGAAACCCTTCCTAAATCATTTATTACTTCATCCACCAGCGGACTCGGACGAAAAGAATTTCTAGACTACATAAATGAAGTTAACTTAACAGTTGCAAACAACTTT encodes:
- the yihA gene encoding ribosome biogenesis GTP-binding protein YihA/YsxC, whose product is MKIKSADFVMSNSNVTKAPKDRIPEYAFIGRSNVGKSSLINMLMERKDLAKTSGKPGKTQLINHFKINNEWFLVDLPGYGYAQISKKKRVIFQYFIENYFKEREQLVCTFILIDSRHDPQKIDLDFMQFLGENQIPFCIVFTKADKLSSSKLNKQITNYKKKLLNYWETLPKSFITSSTSGLGRKEFLDYINEVNLTVANNFK